Sequence from the Pseudopipra pipra isolate bDixPip1 chromosome 16, bDixPip1.hap1, whole genome shotgun sequence genome:
cccaGTAAAAAGTTGTCCTCTTAATTTTGTGAACAGGTTCTTGCCCAAAGATACACTTGCAGCTTACCAGCTACCTAGGAATAGTAGTCCGTTTGACTAATTAACATAATAGCATAGCAGAATGCTAATTACTAATGCTTAACAGCTTATTAGTACTTGCTGTCCTCGCTAAAGGAAAGCAAGAGATTTCTAACCCCATTTTTGTAGGAGAGTAAAGTTAGGCTAAAGGAGAAAAAGTATGTTGCTCAGGACTCTGGACCAAACAGCGCCTAGACCAGGACCCTCAGAAGAGTCTATTGAGGGctcaaaatgaaaagagaaaaattaatgaaaattttagaacaaaattctgaagtcagtgtgaaatgaaaaagtcaaaatgaaaaaaagtgaCAGCCATATCACTTGAATaatttacagtttaaaaaagcATATGTACATCCTTGGGGCCAGTCTGTTGCAAATATCCCCAAATTTCTTCTGTCCCTCTCCTAGCTCTTTGGAGAAATGGGGGTCTTGTATACAAATCTGAAGTGCCATGTACATGTCATACAATGAAAACTAGACTAGCAAAGAATAGTACTCAATTTAGGAAGTGGTATCATAAAAATGTTTGAATATGGTACTGCTTCTTACTGGATTATCATGCCTATTCTATGTGCCATATAAGTGAAGACTCTTGCTAAAATATGTGACTCTGCTGTAGTGATTGTATGAGAAAGGACAGGGATAAGTCTGAAAATTCAGTCACAATTTGGGCACTTTCTGATTTTGGCTGCCACagtatttttaatagatttttgtTTGACACTTATCCTGCTGTCAAAGACTTGTCATCCTGTAGAGCTGGAACACATCTTAACCCCAAGGCTGGAGATTTTTGTAAGGGCTGTCACAGAATGATCTGTTCCCTTCAGATTTAGTGAGAACCCTGAGGACTGCATATGGTGATGTAAATTTCTGCTTGCTTTATCATGGAAGTTGAtattgtgttttttctttccaaatctaCAGCTGTGTGTTGTGAAAACCTCACTTGTTTTGTGGACTACATACAGACCCTGTCCTGTATCCTGAAAAATGACCTGGGTGCTGGTTCATACAACCTCACTGCAACATGGTATGTCTTGGTAGGATGAGCAAAGTCTAGTTAGCAGGAATCTCTGCATGGCCATAGCATGGTGGTGACCTTCTGTCCTCTTTGttgggtagaaatcctgttCTTGCTGATATGCTGGTTTTTTACTTGGCATTTCACACTTCAGCTACCAACTGAGTTCCCCCATAGCAAAGGACCCCTGGTTCCTGCCTCCACTGACTGCTACGCTGACTCCAGCTTCCTTAGCGTTGCCTGCTCTCTTCCCATGGGAATACCTTGCCCTTTGCTGCTGTTAACAGTGAACTTTCACCCGTGTGCATTGGCAGGGCTTGTGCAGATTGTTCAATCCCATATGGCTGCTGTTCTGCCCCAGCAAGGGAATGGATGCAGTCCTGGGTTGTTTAGCCCTGAGGAGCACCTTTCCTTTTGACAAACACTTTTGTACTTCTCTCAAAGATGCCAAGCTGAGCAAATAGAAAGGGGAAAACATCTGTCAAAGTTCAAAgataaatttttatttgaacatgttgacttttttttaatcaagttcTATGCCTGGTGGTTCAGCAACAAATTAATACAACTACAGCATGTGGTAGATGTGGACttatttgttttgggttttttaggaTTCCTGAGGAAGATCCTGAAAATACTGTGGCTGCGTGCAGTCTCCTGCAAGTGTCCAGGAACACCAGTCACACAGAGTACATGTGCACTGTGGACATGACCGAACTCCTAGGAGATACCAAGGTCCAGGTGGATGTTACAGAGGTAGCTGATAGGCAGCAAGTGATTTCCAAAGACTTTTATTTGTCAGACAACAGTAAGTACAAAAATGGTGGATTTGATAAATACTGTCTGACTATGTTTAGGTGCCAGGATAGTCTGGGCAAGGAGTGAGCATGGCAGCAAGTGGTGGGGGCTACATTTGGTGTACACTCATCTACACAGAGCACTGTGCTCTTATTGTCACTATTATGCTTGAGGCTGAGCTTAGAGCTGGCTTAGTCCATGCTTTTCATGGGGAAATTCCTTTTCACCATGAAGCAATAGGTGACAAATTTCCGCTTTTGACCAGTCTCATACCTAGATTATTATGCAGGAATTTGTTCTTGGCTGGATTCTAAAGAGCAGGAGGAATTACTTTATTGCAAATGTCGCAAATCATGGAATCCTTgaaatggtttgggctggaagggaccttaaagatcatcaagttccaaCCCCGtgtcacaggcagggacaccttccattagaccaggttgctccaagccctgtccaacctggccttgaacacttccagggatggggcagccacagcttctctgggcagtctgtgcctcaccaccctcacagccaagaatttctccCCAATATACAATCttaccctgccctctgtcagtgtgaagccactCCCTTTTGTCCTATCAGTACATGCCCTAGTCAAAAgtccttttccagctctcttCTTATCTCAAAGTAGTTCCAGAAGGCTCTTGTAGTGGACACCTaacatgaaattattttgggTGGCACAAGGTGTCCCAGATGCAATGGATGTAGCAGTTCCCCTTTATGGGGCAATTCCTAATCATCTCTCCTGCATGACAGGAAGATTGAATGTAATCATGTAGCTGACTTGGAATGCTGGTATGTTCTGGTTGTGTAGcaaactgaagaaaaggagTGGTTAGTCAGGCAGATGGGTACCGTCTACTTGGATTCTTCTGAAATTAAACTTTACTTGAGAAGTGTTGTCTTTTTGACAAATGCCAAAACATTTCAGGAAGTCCCCTTGCCTCCGCTGACAGACTAGAGATTGGATAGTAGTGCTTTGCATACCTCCTGAAGGTCCCTGTCCAGAGGCATTGTAGCTCAGTAGCAGGCCCTGCTGGAGTTTTGTGTTACTGCTTTTCCATACATGAACACACCCTGCGGGGATATAAAAGCTTGGGTTTGGGGCACTTAGGACACAGGGAATTGCACCGGGTTTATGCAGTGTCCCcttgcctcagcttttcctGATATCTGTTACACTGAGGAATATTTCCCCAATTTTTCAAGCAACCATGACCTCATAGAGTCCTCTTACGTCATGAGAGGTGCTCTACTCTTTACATCTCCCAGGACTTATTATCCTCTTGTACTATCTTCTTCTGCTCCCTAAGCAATGAGGAGGTTCAGAGACAGGCAGAAGGTATATTCAGCGAAAACTCGGGCCTGACCTCATTATGCTGCTCAGATGGGAGGTTCTGTGCATGGCTGAGGGGCAGGGATGCTGTGTATGTTCTCCTGTATGAGGAAGGCCCACCCGTGCCAGGGCAGTTTGGCTTCCTACTCGCTCTGCATTGCTGATACCACACTGGGACGTCTTGTCTGTAGTAATGTTATGAAAGGTAACACCATCCTGTCTTCCAGTCAAACCACAGCCTCCATTCAACCTGACCACTTTGTTCTCAGAGGGTTACAATATTTCTTGGGAAACCACCTACCAGAAATCTCCCTTCCACTTTTTGAATGAGGAGCTGGAATATCAGCTGCGTTATAAGAGAAGAACCGATAGCTGGGAGGTAAGTGAGATGTCAGTTTACCATCAAGTAGGACGTACCAGAAAAGAGGAGGCCAGCACAACCAGGATGGCAGCACTGGTGTGGAAGAAGTATTTTCATGGTTTAGAAAAGATATGTTTCTGCTTGACTGGACTGAAAACAGGCAAACCCAAAAATGAATCAAGAAGCAGAAGTTGTATGAGAAGTAGTAGTTCCTGTGAGGAAGAGTGATAATTCATTTGATTCTCATGCTGTCCTGTATGGAAGGTTCCCCAGTGGCTGAATGCAGCTGCAGACCAGCCAGAGCATGGCCTTGAAGAAACAACATGAAAGCAGGGGAGGTTATTTTACAGGGCTCCTCACTATGCAGCAGTGAGGGGAAAGTGAGAACAGTCACTCTAACCCTGAGTGTTTGGTGTTTAATCATCCACAGACTCAGAAGACTAAAGCTGTTCATGAAGGTAAACAGACACTGGTGATCCTACCATGGGAACTCCAAGTGAACACTGAGTACGAGTTCCAAGTGAGAGCCAGACCCCGCGAAGACAGCGGCTACCATGGGTTTTGGAGTGAATGGAGTCTTCCAGTGTCACTGAAAACCAGCCCTGCCGGTACATGCTACTAGCTGTCCTTGCCCTTCCAGTTAGTCCAGTGTCAGAATGCTTTCAGAACTCTAATGAAATCTAATTAATCAGAACAAATTCTAAATAGTCTAGACAGGTATGGTTAGCTTTCTTGCTGCGTACAGGAACCACAGGCCTGGGCTGTCAGTATTGATGTTCTCCCGTGGAAAAGGATTTGGTGGGGTTGCCTGTAGGTTTGAGTGCCACAGCAGGAGTGTAGCCTCTAGCTTCCTCTTCAGTGTCAAATgcccagggtcctgcttgcagcttTCAGAAATGAAGGAGATCTCCTCCACTGGAGCTTACTGTTATCTTCAGCTGAGGGGAGAGGGATCCTGCTCTCAAGTCTGAGTTCTGGGACTGGACTCTAATGGTTGGTCATGCTGGGCATGGGTATTTTGTTTGGTAGCCACCACTCCGCAGGGATTTCACAGTACCTTATGCACAGAAGTACACTCATGTTTCTTGTGGTGGAACAAAGGCTATGAAAACAAGGAGCCTTTGCTCCAATAGAGCAGGGCAAAATAACTGCAGTCAATGTCAGCAGAATGCGCTGAGCTTCCCTGCTCTCTCATTCATCTGCAGCTCGAATTGAAATATTACAGGGTTTACACGGTGCTGTGGTAGCAGGGCCAAGCTCCATTTGCAAAGGGATATCTGAGGTCTGGATCTTAAAGGTGCACCTTTTCACCACAGGTGGAGAGCAGCCACCAAACAGTCATTTAGTCAACACCATTTCTTCACATGTCTCTGGCCAACTGCTCTCTCTCTTCACTTCATGGATCACTTATGAGGTGTCCGTAAACCAGGAGTCAGAAACACCAGGGGTCTTTGTGGCAGGGAGCTGTCCTGCCCCAAATTTGTTGGCTGTCTGTGTGTGGTGCAGCCAGGCCATGCTGATGCACTGCTCCTTTCATTGATGCAGACTTCTCTGAGCATTCTCATTCAGACCTGGGCCATGGGGCCCAGGTGACAGCCTCAACGTCCCTATGAGAGAATCTGGGGTAGAAATTAAGGGTGCCTcagaatcatttatgttggaaaagacctccaagatcatcaggtccaacttGTGACTGATCATCACCTTCAACTTGTGACTGATcatcaccttgtcaaccagagcagagcagagcactgagtgccacatccagtcattccttgaacacctccagggatggtgactcccctgggcagccccttccaatgcctgacaagCCCTTCCATTgcaaaagccttttttcttcttaccaTCTCCTGCTTATTGACCGGAGGATAAATGCAAGGTGAGCCTGAATGACCCTTCTCTTTGTTCAGCAGTAACACAAACAGCAGGCATGGGatggctgctgctgtttggtgTTGTTGTGTCAATCATGGCTTCAATCGCAACCTTTCTGGCCAAACAACAGAGGTGAGAATGCTTCAGGAAGCGTGAGTAAATGCTCTTATTCTATCTTGATAGATGGGGTGTTCACAGGCAGCCTTTTTTGTATGGGCAGCATGGGCTGCTATGAGCTTGTGAGGACCAGCCAAGTATGGTCTCTAGCTGATGTCCTGCTGGGAGCGAGCTGCTTTTctctggggctctgctgccattcAGCTGGTTGGGACAAGACAGTGGCACACAAGGATGAAGCAAGGGCCACCCAGCCTCCTGAGCTGTTCTGGTCTTgtctgtgctctgcagctgccagatgaagcAGTAGCCAGGGCTGGCCTGCCCCTTTTCAAAGCTGACATAGGCCCCTCAATGCTGGCTGGGAGCCTCTCTCCCTTTTGGGGTGCTGACACAGAGGAGGGCTGGGCTCGTGCAGCaacagggctggcacagcccaggtcCACAAAAGAATTGCATAGGGCAGAGTTCTGATGTGCAGACCACAAGCTAGCCCAGCCTGAGGGGAAAATGCACTTTGAGCACTTGGTGcttttccaagaagaaaaaaattggaatcTCTTTCCTTAGCATGAATATATGTGTGTGCAAGTGCTGAGGTCCCACCTCCTGTGAGGTTCACAAGAAAGGCCATtagatggctctggcagcacaaGGCATCGTTGGATCCTCAGCCACTTTCTAACTCATGAGGCTGGGCAGGTGATTTCAGTTGCTTGAAATGGATCTAGAGATGCCTTGCTTTGCATCCGTGACATATGCTTAACCCCAaaacctttctcttttctcttccagcTTTTGGAAGAAGATGGCTTGCATACCAGACCCTGCTCCCTTTTTCAAACCTCTTTACCTGGCACATAATGGAGATTTCAAGGTATAATTGGGCTACACAAGAACATGTGGAGTGGAGCACATAACAAACTTAAAAGCCATTGTGCTATCCTGGGCAAGGGATTCTCTTTAGGGCAGTAGGAGGGGAAATCTATCTCAAAGGAATGCCAGAAGGCTCTAGATATAGTGACCAGAGCTCTCCAGTGTCTGTTCTGTGCCATGAAGGCTTTTATGTCATGTCTGTACTGCTTATTCTCTGTAGGTGCTGTCTCAGTGTATGAGCTGAGTTCATGTGATTTGTGAAGACTGGGATCCTGATGGGAGTCAAATACCAGAACAATAACTGGGACTTTTCCAAAGCTGCAGTCCCATGGGGCCCTAAAGGCCATGGAACAGACTTAATTGTAAAGCCCAGATCTCCCACTCCAGGCTCTGATGTGACACAAGCTCAACATTAAGCCTTATGGTTCTCTCTGAAAAGTCACTCATGTAGGCAGTAGTTATGCCTATTGTCCTGGGAAGATGTCCAGAGCTTTGGGGGAAAATCGCTGTGATAGTACAGTGCAGCTTGACTCCCTATGAAGGAATTGTCTTTGAGTAACTTTGCCTAGCCCTCCCAAATTCTCTTCTCATTTAACAGCAGCCAAACTTGCTTTTGTAACAAAATAGTTTGCAAAAGCTGCAAAGTTTTCTGGAGTCCTCAGGATGCAAAAGTAAAAGcacataattattttattaagcTGAGGAGCAGCTCACAGTCCTATTATCGAACTGTAAAAGTGCTGGCATATCAGTGCAAACATCACTGCCTCTTTCTGAACAAATTCCTGTTGTTACAGCAGAACTGATCAGAGACACTTCAGagtctgctttttctttttgctttttcttagaCCCTCTGGGAGAGGGCCCTAATGATCTTCATGTACTTACTTTCCCACTGCTGCAAGGCTGATGTTTGTAATTAGATTAAGCAAGTAGTCTTGGAGGGGTGCTATTCAGGCCGAAGCCAGTAGTGACtgtctcccttccttccttcctctttcagACCTGTTATGCCTTCCTATATCTGCACCAGAGGGATACTTGCTTCCTCTGGTGAGGCAGCTGGTACTAGTTGCTCTCAGGGGAAGGACCAGGAGGACCCAGTGTGTGAATTCCTGAAAGTCACAGGCTAGTGCTCAAGGTTAAAATAAAAGCTCCCTGGTATGCCAAGAGCCATGCTCCTCTCAGGCGAAGCCTTGGGCTTCTCTGTTCTGTGGGAATTACATTCTTGCCAGTTTTTACATAGGCTGTtcagtgctgctgggaagggaaggagtcTCAGTTGCTAAAGCTGAGTTACTTCCTAGGAAATTTGGAGATCAAAGCAGCAGTTGCTCACACAGCCACAGCACAAGATGCACAGGCAGGGATGTTAAGAGGATGTGCTGACATCACTAAAAAGTGAACAGACTTGTCATTTTTGGCCAGCAAAAAACCAGTTGATGTAGGTCTTATTCAACTGCATCCTGCCTGCATCAAAGAAATGCAGGTTTTGTTAGGTTATATCTCGTGAATAATGTTTACAAATTACAGTAGTAATGCTCTGCAGACAGCACTCTTGGATTGGGTAGGAAGCAGTGAAAATGTTAGAGAAAAACTTAAAACATAGAAGGGAAAGGTAAGGAACATTGTTTACTTGTGTGTATGTGAGTTCTTAGGTTCATATTGAGTGGGAATTTGCAAAGAACTGTCAAGAGGAAATAGGAAATATTCTGCCCACTCAATTCtaagaaaaggattttctgttgtttctccAAAACCCTTTTTCCACCTCGGGTGCCTTTCTGTCCATTACAGCTTTAATACAAAGTTCTTTGTAGCGTaggttaaaaattaattaaataagaCTTGGTGCTTCCTGCtgtaatgaagatttttttttttttccatgctgtcTGTCAGAAGGTAATAAACTCCTGCCAAGCTGTTCTCTTCCCAAATGTTTTGCTCGTGTATAGTTATGCTGAGTGCAGTTTGGGGCAGGAGGCCAGTAAGATTAAGGCAGTCTGACAGATGTGGCAGCACTCAGAAGCCTTCATAGTGTTTATGAAGTGCAGTGTTCTTACCTATTATATACACAGCAGAAAGCAATACACTTAGAAGAGCCTTGACACAGCTCAGCCATTAGGTAAGTGGAAGACAGGGAGCAGAATCCTCAAGTAGGACTTACTGGCATTCATTAGTGCCACATGTCTAAAATTTGCAGTGATCTGAGTGTCTGATTCAGGGACTTCTTCAAAAGAAACATAAacttttactgttttcttaaaTCAGAGAAATCCAGAAGTGCCTTTACTCTCAGATGTGACTGAAGGCAAGGGGCTTGTGATCTAGGGAGAATacctgggacagggcagtgTGATGCTAATGGTGATACAGAAGGGCAAGATTCAATGTGTGGCACTCCCTAATCATCTGAGTAAGTGTTGCAGGTGGTGGCTAGAGTTCTGTGAGGACCCCAACCCCTGCCtacttctgcttccttttcactgtgaaagaaaagctgttctgGTGCATACAGAAGATCGGAGAAGCCTTGTCCAGACCCCCTTCccaggaaactgaggcaggggaaGTGAGAGAGCAGGACTATGTGTGTGTTGGTTGCAAGTGCAGTACATGGGGAGAAGCTGACCATCCTTCCCAAGAGAAGCAGTGTCCAGGACAAGAGGGTAGGGGCAACTTAGTGGCTTGGCCGGACTTCAGGCTGATGGATGAAAGAATGCTGCTATGGGCAGTGGCATCCTATGCAGCATAGAGAAAATTGCAAAGCCATGCAAACCTCTCAGAGCTAATTATTTTCAATTACTTCAGTCAGTTCGCCTGCAGCTGTGTCTGGTAATAACAGCATCTCCTGTTCTATTGGAAGAGTCAGTGGTTTTAGAGTTTGCCTTTGCCTCTAAAAGTATAAGAACTTTGGTCATTTGTGTGGAACCTCAAAACTTGTGATACTAACCTCTCTCACTGTATGTCCTTTTCTGCAGAAGTGGGTTGGTGCATCCCATACAAAAATGACCTTTGATTTCTTTGAATGGGGAATAGTCCTTCCAGAAGTCCTAGAAGTTTACACCATGCGTCCTTCTAACAGCACCTCACGGGAAGAGCTGCATGAGCTGAGAAAGAATCTGACTTGCAAGACCTGTGGCCTGACTGCCCCAGGCCACAATAGCCAGTCCCTGTGGTCCAGTGTAAACAGCAGTGGTGGGACTGAGGAGCAGTCATACGGGCACTTGTCCATTGATACGGTGACTGTGGCTGATGAATTTACATCCTGTAACTGCCAGTGCAGCTGTAACCACGTGTACAGGGGACATAAGCATACCAATGAGGAAGATGATAGTGCTGGAGGACCTGGTTACCCCAAGGTTGACATTGATGAGGAAGACAGAAAGATATCCCATGACTTGCATCTGGCTGATCTGAGCACGCAGGACAAAATACTTGCTTCAGGTTCCGTGTCCACAGACCACTTGAGGAGCACAAGTGTCCCAGTCCACCAGCAAGTAGAAAGGTCTTCAGAAGGAGGAGTGGGGAACATCC
This genomic interval carries:
- the IL21R gene encoding interleukin-21 receptor isoform X4, with translation MRNKRWLQNISFFLLFQYTVCCENLTCFVDYIQTLSCILKNDLGAGSYNLTATWIPEEDPENTVAACSLLQVSRNTSHTEYMCTVDMTELLGDTKVQVDVTEVADRQQVISKDFYLSDNIKPQPPFNLTTLFSEGYNISWETTYQKSPFHFLNEELEYQLRYKRRTDSWETQKTKAVHEGKQTLVILPWELQVNTEYEFQVRARPREDSGYHGFWSEWSLPVSLKTSPAAVTQTAGMGWLLLFGVVVSIMASIATFLAKQQSFWKKMACIPDPAPFFKPLYLAHNGDFKKWVGASHTKMTFDFFEWGIVLPEVLEVYTMRPSNSTSREELHELRKNLTCKTCGLTAPGHNSQSLWSSVNSSGGTEEQSYGHLSIDTVTVADEFTSCNCQCSCNHVYRGHKHTNEEDDSAGGPGYPKVDIDEEDRKISHDLHLADLSTQDKILASGSVSTDHLRSTSVPVHQQVERSSEGGVGNILEALCLQPLRWDLENPGSLPSPDGDSVSYSEGSYDFFPHSTRPGDSYPMICVDLDTIDSGFVDSDCGSPLDCEFGQNSQTNCGPISLEQEGQDFPRSYVKQWVSCRSDSPVSGTQAS
- the IL21R gene encoding interleukin-21 receptor isoform X3, which codes for MNRAGSSASSADSGHPVRTNMRNKRWLQNISFFLLFQYTVCCENLTCFVDYIQTLSCILKNDLGAGSYNLTATWIPEEDPENTVAACSLLQVSRNTSHTEYMCTVDMTELLGDTKVQVDVTEVADRQQVISKDFYLSDNKGYNISWETTYQKSPFHFLNEELEYQLRYKRRTDSWETQKTKAVHEGKQTLVILPWELQVNTEYEFQVRARPREDSGYHGFWSEWSLPVSLKTSPAAVTQTAGMGWLLLFGVVVSIMASIATFLAKQQSFWKKMACIPDPAPFFKPLYLAHNGDFKKWVGASHTKMTFDFFEWGIVLPEVLEVYTMRPSNSTSREELHELRKNLTCKTCGLTAPGHNSQSLWSSVNSSGGTEEQSYGHLSIDTVTVADEFTSCNCQCSCNHVYRGHKHTNEEDDSAGGPGYPKVDIDEEDRKISHDLHLADLSTQDKILASGSVSTDHLRSTSVPVHQQVERSSEGGVGNILEALCLQPLRWDLENPGSLPSPDGDSVSYSEGSYDFFPHSTRPGDSYPMICVDLDTIDSGFVDSDCGSPLDCEFGQNSQTNCGPISLEQEGQDFPRSYVKQWVSCRSDSPVSGTQAS
- the IL21R gene encoding interleukin-21 receptor isoform X5 — protein: MNRAGSSASSADSAVCCENLTCFVDYIQTLSCILKNDLGAGSYNLTATWIPEEDPENTVAACSLLQVSRNTSHTEYMCTVDMTELLGDTKVQVDVTEVADRQQVISKDFYLSDNIKPQPPFNLTTLFSEGYNISWETTYQKSPFHFLNEELEYQLRYKRRTDSWETQKTKAVHEGKQTLVILPWELQVNTEYEFQVRARPREDSGYHGFWSEWSLPVSLKTSPAAVTQTAGMGWLLLFGVVVSIMASIATFLAKQQSFWKKMACIPDPAPFFKPLYLAHNGDFKKWVGASHTKMTFDFFEWGIVLPEVLEVYTMRPSNSTSREELHELRKNLTCKTCGLTAPGHNSQSLWSSVNSSGGTEEQSYGHLSIDTVTVADEFTSCNCQCSCNHVYRGHKHTNEEDDSAGGPGYPKVDIDEEDRKISHDLHLADLSTQDKILASGSVSTDHLRSTSVPVHQQVERSSEGGVGNILEALCLQPLRWDLENPGSLPSPDGDSVSYSEGSYDFFPHSTRPGDSYPMICVDLDTIDSGFVDSDCGSPLDCEFGQNSQTNCGPISLEQEGQDFPRSYVKQWVSCRSDSPVSGTQAS
- the IL21R gene encoding interleukin-21 receptor isoform X2, with the protein product MNRAGSSASSADSGHPVRTNMRNKRWLQNISFFLLFQYTVCCENLTCFVDYIQTLSCILKNDLGAGSYNLTATWIPEEDPENTVAACSLLQVSRNTSHTEYMCTVDMTELLGDTKVQVDVTEVADRQQVISKDFYLSDNIKPQPPFNLTTLFSEGYNISWETTYQKSPFHFLNEELEYQLRYKRRTDSWETQKTKAVHEGKQTLVILPWELQVNTEYEFQVRARPREDSGYHGFWSEWSLPVSLKTSPAVTQTAGMGWLLLFGVVVSIMASIATFLAKQQSFWKKMACIPDPAPFFKPLYLAHNGDFKKWVGASHTKMTFDFFEWGIVLPEVLEVYTMRPSNSTSREELHELRKNLTCKTCGLTAPGHNSQSLWSSVNSSGGTEEQSYGHLSIDTVTVADEFTSCNCQCSCNHVYRGHKHTNEEDDSAGGPGYPKVDIDEEDRKISHDLHLADLSTQDKILASGSVSTDHLRSTSVPVHQQVERSSEGGVGNILEALCLQPLRWDLENPGSLPSPDGDSVSYSEGSYDFFPHSTRPGDSYPMICVDLDTIDSGFVDSDCGSPLDCEFGQNSQTNCGPISLEQEGQDFPRSYVKQWVSCRSDSPVSGTQAS
- the IL21R gene encoding interleukin-21 receptor isoform X1, whose translation is MNRAGSSASSADSGHPVRTNMRNKRWLQNISFFLLFQYTVCCENLTCFVDYIQTLSCILKNDLGAGSYNLTATWIPEEDPENTVAACSLLQVSRNTSHTEYMCTVDMTELLGDTKVQVDVTEVADRQQVISKDFYLSDNIKPQPPFNLTTLFSEGYNISWETTYQKSPFHFLNEELEYQLRYKRRTDSWETQKTKAVHEGKQTLVILPWELQVNTEYEFQVRARPREDSGYHGFWSEWSLPVSLKTSPAAVTQTAGMGWLLLFGVVVSIMASIATFLAKQQSFWKKMACIPDPAPFFKPLYLAHNGDFKKWVGASHTKMTFDFFEWGIVLPEVLEVYTMRPSNSTSREELHELRKNLTCKTCGLTAPGHNSQSLWSSVNSSGGTEEQSYGHLSIDTVTVADEFTSCNCQCSCNHVYRGHKHTNEEDDSAGGPGYPKVDIDEEDRKISHDLHLADLSTQDKILASGSVSTDHLRSTSVPVHQQVERSSEGGVGNILEALCLQPLRWDLENPGSLPSPDGDSVSYSEGSYDFFPHSTRPGDSYPMICVDLDTIDSGFVDSDCGSPLDCEFGQNSQTNCGPISLEQEGQDFPRSYVKQWVSCRSDSPVSGTQAS